A window of the Acidimicrobiales bacterium genome harbors these coding sequences:
- a CDS encoding MFS transporter, with amino-acid sequence MQTSSSTATTPQGIVMLVSILTTVSSVYPAFLAGALGPELRSSIGISEGFFGLVIGSFFIGSALGSVALGRLGEQHGARRMITVSLLTTAAMTALIAGTIRSGAVLLVALFVAGIANSGGQTAANKLLSQSIEPGRLGFAMAIKQSGMPGATLLGGLAVPAIALTVGWPWAYAAASLLAIVALGFVLRFAPVDGPDVQRARRAAHGDERTTSLGPRPTPSTRSTLLIAAVAAYFSAAAAGTLGSWLTSSATDAGWSSGAAGLLLSVGSISGISARLVLGWQADRSRRLPMMTAAQFLALGALGALTLAPRLEWTHAVGALVAFGAGWSWPALFNFAIVRTNAAAAALATGITQTGVYLGVVTGPIVMGQLVERSGYQLGWTVAGSSMLVGAAIMSRVAGRFTDPATTTS; translated from the coding sequence ATGCAGACGTCGTCGTCGACCGCGACGACACCGCAGGGCATCGTCATGCTGGTTTCGATCCTGACCACCGTGTCGAGCGTCTACCCAGCGTTCCTCGCCGGCGCGCTCGGCCCCGAACTCCGGTCGTCGATCGGGATCAGCGAGGGCTTCTTCGGCCTGGTCATCGGCAGCTTCTTCATCGGGTCGGCGCTCGGCTCGGTGGCCCTCGGCCGACTCGGCGAACAGCACGGCGCCCGACGCATGATCACGGTCAGCTTGTTGACCACCGCCGCCATGACCGCGCTCATCGCCGGGACCATTCGATCGGGAGCGGTGCTCTTGGTCGCACTTTTCGTCGCCGGCATTGCCAACTCAGGTGGTCAGACCGCAGCGAACAAACTCCTGAGTCAGTCGATCGAACCCGGTCGGCTGGGCTTCGCCATGGCGATCAAGCAGTCGGGCATGCCGGGCGCCACCTTGCTCGGCGGCCTCGCCGTGCCTGCCATTGCGCTGACCGTGGGCTGGCCGTGGGCCTACGCAGCAGCGTCGCTGCTCGCCATCGTTGCGCTCGGTTTCGTGCTTCGGTTCGCTCCAGTCGACGGCCCTGATGTCCAGCGAGCCCGGCGAGCAGCTCACGGTGACGAGCGCACCACGTCGCTCGGGCCGCGTCCCACGCCGAGCACACGGTCGACCCTGCTGATCGCCGCCGTGGCCGCCTACTTCTCTGCGGCGGCGGCCGGCACACTCGGTTCGTGGCTGACCAGTTCGGCCACCGACGCCGGATGGTCGTCGGGCGCCGCCGGCCTCCTGCTCAGCGTCGGCTCGATCAGTGGGATCAGCGCTCGACTCGTACTCGGCTGGCAGGCCGACCGCAGTCGGCGCCTACCGATGATGACCGCCGCCCAGTTCTTGGCGCTCGGCGCGCTCGGCGCCCTCACGTTGGCACCACGGCTCGAGTGGACGCACGCCGTCGGTGCGCTCGTTGCGTTCGGCGCCGGTTGGTCATGGCCGGCGCTGTTCAACTTCGCCATCGTGCGCACCAACGCGGCAGCGGCAGCACTGGCGACCGGCATCACACAGACCGGGGTCTACCTGGGTGTCGTCACCGGCCCCATCGTGATGGGGCAGCTGGTGGAGCGTTCCGGCTATCAGCTCGGCTGGACGGTTGCGGGCTCGAGCATGCTGGTCGGTGCCGCGATCATGTCGCGTGTCGCCGGACGATTCACCGACCCAGCCACAACGACGTCGTAG